One Bradyrhizobium sp. CCGB12 genomic window carries:
- a CDS encoding SDR family oxidoreductase, with protein sequence MGLLDGKVALITGAGGGLGEAYAKLFAREGASVVVNDLGGPRDGSGADKSMAQQVVDAIKAAGGKAVANGADISTMEGGQSVFDDAIKHFGRADILVNNAGILRDQTFAKASESDWDKVIKVHLKGTFCCTMPVFRWMRENGGGVIVNTSSTSGLIGNFGQTNYGAAKGGIWGLSNVLAIEGRKYNIRIWTLAPGALTRMTADLPRYKENPGAALEPDGIAPAVLYMVSDLSGDQTGKVLGVSGPRGVREMRMMEMEGWKPPHTGWNAQDIVDHAKEIFFSEEQIKMGARRF encoded by the coding sequence ATGGGACTACTCGACGGCAAGGTTGCGCTGATCACCGGCGCGGGTGGGGGCCTCGGTGAGGCCTACGCAAAACTGTTCGCGCGGGAAGGAGCTTCCGTTGTCGTCAACGACCTCGGCGGTCCCCGCGACGGCTCCGGCGCCGACAAGTCCATGGCGCAACAAGTCGTGGATGCGATCAAGGCCGCGGGCGGCAAGGCGGTTGCCAACGGCGCCGACATCTCCACGATGGAGGGCGGCCAATCGGTGTTCGACGATGCCATCAAGCATTTCGGCCGGGCCGACATCCTCGTCAACAATGCCGGCATTTTGCGAGACCAGACCTTCGCAAAAGCCTCCGAGTCCGACTGGGACAAGGTGATCAAGGTGCATTTGAAGGGCACCTTTTGTTGCACCATGCCGGTATTTCGCTGGATGCGGGAAAACGGCGGCGGCGTCATCGTCAACACCTCCTCGACATCAGGGCTGATCGGCAATTTCGGCCAGACCAATTACGGCGCGGCCAAGGGCGGCATCTGGGGCCTCTCCAACGTGCTGGCCATTGAGGGCCGGAAGTACAACATCCGGATCTGGACGCTGGCCCCGGGCGCGCTGACCCGCATGACCGCAGACCTGCCCCGCTATAAGGAGAACCCCGGCGCGGCGCTGGAGCCGGACGGCATCGCGCCGGCCGTGCTATACATGGTCAGCGATTTGTCGGGCGACCAGACCGGCAAGGTGCTGGGCGTGTCCGGGCCCCGCGGCGTGCGCGAGATGCGGATGATGGAAATGGAAGGCTGGAAACCGCCGCATACGGGCTGGAACGCCCAGGACATCGTCGATCACGCCAAGGAGATCTTCTTCTCCGAGGAGCAGATCAAGATGGGCGCGCGGCGGTTTTGA
- a CDS encoding toxic anion resistance protein, translating into MPDNKPAAPLDLSIFDNLNSPAGHVPTVAPALQSLATADPRLMPEPAPERLVEIANLSAADLTAAQTSAAKVDFRNTTTLLAHGDGALAAIAQTSRQLLTGVRLEDAGEVGRIAASVIDGVNILRIQDLQAEARGDQPVGRKGLIGRLIGVVADARTAFGGFLENRKKFLDLMDAEQAKARKTKADLTVAVQLLDQQALAVRQSLNDLKIEIAAGQLALDRGQSELEALRQHAVGTGDPTDAADVMEFRSAVANFRGKIAEMRENLVASAMLIPIIGQNKKAAETRIMKISNGMLVVIPRLMAVASQAVVQVDIAKAASESEKLDEAARQITILASKGAHDAATSAARSLGGDQRNIDVLAQVADEAIQTMHEVIEIEREVASGDREREAKLTAIRDRLVQGMQGVNAAAVRR; encoded by the coding sequence ATGCCCGACAACAAGCCGGCCGCCCCTCTCGACCTCTCCATCTTTGACAATCTTAATTCTCCAGCGGGACACGTGCCCACGGTCGCGCCGGCCCTGCAGTCCTTGGCGACGGCCGACCCTAGGCTGATGCCCGAACCGGCACCGGAGCGCCTGGTCGAGATTGCCAATCTCAGCGCGGCGGATTTGACGGCCGCCCAGACTTCGGCCGCGAAGGTGGATTTCCGCAACACCACGACGTTGCTGGCGCATGGTGACGGCGCGCTGGCGGCGATTGCCCAGACATCGCGGCAATTGTTGACCGGCGTCCGGCTCGAGGATGCCGGCGAGGTCGGACGAATTGCAGCAAGCGTCATCGACGGCGTCAACATCCTGCGAATTCAGGACCTGCAGGCCGAAGCGAGAGGCGACCAGCCAGTCGGCCGCAAAGGGCTGATCGGCAGACTGATCGGCGTCGTGGCCGATGCCCGCACCGCATTCGGCGGATTTTTGGAGAACCGCAAGAAGTTCCTTGACCTGATGGATGCCGAACAGGCCAAAGCGCGCAAGACCAAGGCGGATCTGACGGTTGCGGTCCAGCTGCTCGACCAGCAGGCACTGGCGGTGCGGCAAAGTCTCAACGATCTGAAGATCGAAATCGCGGCCGGCCAGCTCGCGCTCGACCGCGGTCAGTCCGAGCTGGAAGCGCTGCGGCAACATGCGGTCGGGACCGGCGACCCCACGGACGCCGCGGACGTGATGGAGTTTCGCTCGGCGGTCGCGAACTTCCGCGGCAAGATCGCCGAGATGCGCGAAAATCTCGTGGCCTCCGCGATGCTGATTCCGATCATCGGACAGAACAAAAAGGCCGCCGAGACCCGGATCATGAAAATATCCAACGGGATGCTGGTGGTGATTCCGCGCCTGATGGCGGTGGCAAGCCAGGCGGTGGTGCAAGTCGATATCGCCAAAGCCGCTTCCGAATCCGAGAAGCTGGACGAAGCGGCGCGGCAGATCACCATCCTGGCCTCGAAGGGCGCGCATGACGCCGCGACCAGCGCGGCGCGCAGCCTCGGCGGCGATCAGCGCAACATCGACGTGCTGGCGCAGGTCGCGGACGAAGCGATCCAGACCATGCACGAGGTCATCGAGATCGAGCGCGAAGTCGCCTCCGGCGACCGCGAACGCGAGGCAAAGCTGACCGCGATCCGCGACCGCCTCGTGCAGGGCATGCAGGGCGTGAACGCCGCGGCGGTGCGGCGGTGA
- a CDS encoding DMT family transporter: MDHRQDTSIAVELALLLALATLWGGSYTFIKLGVATIPPMTLIAARTTIAGLLLLAVMWARGIRIPTDAVTWQRFAFQAVLNSVIPWTLIAWGERHVDAALATILNSAGPIFTFLLTAIVTRHEATTPRKLLGVIAGMAGILLIVGVDALHDIGSGLVAEAAIVAATICYACAAIFGRSFKGLDPMAPAAGSLLAGAAVLIPASFVFEQPWTLSPSLASVLALLALALFSTAAAFAIYFRLIQTLGSVGTTAQAYLRVPIGVAISVAFLGETLSRTAWLGLACVVLGVAAMTIPARRPASVKSS; this comes from the coding sequence ATGGACCACCGGCAGGACACCAGCATCGCCGTCGAGCTGGCGCTGCTGCTCGCGCTCGCGACGCTGTGGGGCGGCTCCTACACCTTCATCAAGCTCGGCGTCGCCACCATTCCGCCGATGACGCTGATCGCGGCGCGCACCACGATCGCAGGCCTCTTGCTGCTGGCCGTCATGTGGGCGCGGGGCATCAGAATTCCGACGGACGCCGTGACCTGGCAGCGCTTCGCCTTCCAGGCCGTGCTCAACAGCGTGATCCCCTGGACGCTGATCGCCTGGGGCGAACGCCATGTCGATGCCGCGCTCGCCACAATCCTCAACTCGGCCGGACCGATCTTCACCTTCCTGCTCACGGCAATCGTCACCCGCCACGAGGCGACGACGCCGCGAAAGCTGCTCGGCGTGATCGCCGGCATGGCCGGCATCCTGCTGATCGTCGGCGTCGACGCCCTCCATGACATCGGCAGTGGTCTCGTCGCGGAGGCGGCGATCGTGGCCGCGACGATCTGCTATGCCTGCGCCGCGATCTTCGGCCGCAGCTTCAAGGGCCTCGATCCAATGGCACCGGCCGCCGGCTCGCTGCTGGCGGGCGCGGCGGTCCTGATCCCGGCCTCGTTCGTGTTCGAGCAACCCTGGACGCTGTCGCCCTCGCTGGCTTCCGTACTAGCGCTGCTGGCGCTCGCCCTGTTCTCGACTGCGGCAGCGTTCGCGATCTATTTCCGCCTGATCCAGACCCTGGGGTCGGTCGGGACCACCGCGCAGGCTTACTTGCGCGTCCCGATCGGGGTTGCCATCAGCGTCGCCTTCCTCGGCGAGACCTTGAGCCGGACCGCCTGGCTCGGGCTGGCCTGCGTCGTCCTCGGCGTTGCCGCCATGACGATCCCGGCCCGGCGGCCAGCCAGCGTCAAAAGCTCATAG
- a CDS encoding Zn-ribbon domain-containing OB-fold protein: MSEAKRYLAPVTNPETAAFWDAAKQGKFMIKRCTACGEAHYFPRSICPFCYSDKTVWEEASGEGTIYTYSLMRKSPTGPYAIGYVTLKEGPSVQTNFVDCDLEKLKIGQKVKVVFKPTDGAPLPFFTPA, from the coding sequence ATGAGCGAAGCGAAAAGGTATCTGGCACCAGTGACGAACCCCGAGACCGCAGCGTTCTGGGACGCGGCCAAGCAGGGCAAGTTCATGATCAAGCGCTGCACGGCGTGCGGCGAGGCGCACTACTTCCCGCGCTCGATCTGCCCGTTCTGCTACTCCGACAAGACGGTGTGGGAGGAGGCGTCGGGCGAAGGCACGATCTACACCTACAGCCTGATGCGTAAGTCGCCGACCGGTCCTTACGCGATCGGCTATGTCACGCTGAAGGAGGGGCCGTCGGTGCAGACCAATTTCGTCGATTGCGATCTCGAGAAGCTCAAGATTGGCCAGAAGGTGAAGGTGGTGTTCAAGCCGACCGACGGCGCACCGCTGCCGTTCTTCACGCCGGCCTGA
- a CDS encoding NUDIX hydrolase, with protein sequence MAETSASRPASTILLLRDGAQEVEVFMMVRHHQIEFNSGALVFPGGSVDAGDKEIVARADLYSGGEALSEADRGFRIAAIRETFEESGILLARSKETGAPVDAKRAGEIAEAHRVALNEHKISFLSILADNGLQLALDTLVPYAHWITPEGMPKRFDTWFFLAAAPPDQLGAHDGRESTDSIWVSPHEAVEGGESGRFKLPFPTTRNLIRLARQGSVSAALEHARGLSIVTVMPVMTKTETGRQLRIPREAGYDGEVFEVGAVG encoded by the coding sequence ATGGCCGAGACATCAGCATCACGCCCGGCGTCGACGATCCTCCTGCTGCGCGATGGCGCACAGGAAGTCGAAGTCTTCATGATGGTTCGCCATCATCAGATCGAGTTCAACTCGGGCGCGCTGGTGTTTCCCGGCGGCAGCGTCGATGCCGGCGACAAGGAGATCGTCGCCCGCGCCGACCTTTATTCGGGCGGCGAGGCCTTGAGCGAGGCCGACCGCGGTTTTCGGATAGCCGCCATCCGCGAAACCTTCGAGGAGAGCGGCATCCTGCTGGCGCGGTCGAAGGAGACGGGCGCGCCTGTTGATGCCAAGCGCGCCGGCGAGATCGCCGAAGCGCATCGCGTTGCGCTGAACGAGCACAAGATCAGCTTCCTCAGCATTCTCGCCGACAACGGCCTCCAGCTCGCGCTTGATACGCTGGTCCCTTACGCGCACTGGATCACGCCCGAGGGCATGCCGAAGCGGTTCGACACCTGGTTCTTCCTCGCCGCTGCACCGCCCGATCAGCTCGGCGCCCACGATGGCCGAGAGTCCACCGATTCGATTTGGGTCTCGCCGCACGAGGCGGTGGAGGGCGGGGAGAGCGGCCGCTTCAAGCTGCCGTTCCCGACCACGCGCAATCTGATCCGCCTTGCAAGGCAAGGCAGCGTGAGCGCGGCGCTGGAGCATGCCCGCGGCCTGTCCATCGTCACGGTGATGCCTGTGATGACCAAGACCGAAACCGGCCGCCAGCTCCGCATTCCCCGCGAGGCCGGCTACGATGGCGAGGTGTTCGAGGTCGGCGCGGTCGGCTAG
- a CDS encoding heavy metal-binding domain-containing protein, which produces MGIFDIFKKPDAETIARRAAHDERVADIQDSLRRRDVPKAIKVRLEGARSGRRPWTATLTPAELLITRSHGLRPIAAISATCWLHYGWSWTEGHAEGWHTALRRLKEEAWTAGANAVLDVKMRTIPLGIANSMDFTLAGTAVRVEGLPQSDDPIVATVPALEFVKLLEADVVPTGIAIGAYYEWMNDWLNNTDLTWMGNIESTRLSELWQHVRQRAHQELRTNACAQGNGVLAHLNFSEMFEREGQNKQKQYLARHIVVATTVDARRGATIPHQVRMVVDMHDDRTPLVGTRPHHQSYRSNESEGAI; this is translated from the coding sequence GTGGGCATTTTCGACATCTTCAAAAAGCCGGATGCCGAAACCATCGCACGGCGCGCCGCCCATGACGAACGCGTTGCCGACATCCAGGACTCGCTGCGCAGGCGCGACGTACCGAAGGCCATCAAGGTGCGGCTGGAAGGCGCGCGCAGCGGGCGCCGGCCCTGGACCGCCACGCTGACGCCGGCCGAGCTGCTGATTACGCGATCCCACGGCTTGCGGCCGATCGCGGCGATCTCGGCAACCTGCTGGCTGCATTACGGCTGGTCGTGGACCGAGGGCCACGCCGAAGGCTGGCACACGGCGTTGCGCCGGTTGAAGGAGGAAGCATGGACCGCCGGCGCCAACGCGGTCCTCGACGTCAAGATGCGCACGATCCCGCTCGGCATCGCGAACAGCATGGATTTCACGCTGGCCGGCACTGCGGTCCGCGTCGAGGGATTGCCGCAAAGCGATGACCCGATCGTCGCCACCGTCCCTGCCCTGGAGTTCGTCAAATTGCTGGAGGCCGACGTGGTGCCGACAGGCATTGCGATCGGCGCCTATTACGAATGGATGAACGACTGGCTCAACAACACGGACTTGACATGGATGGGCAACATCGAGTCCACGCGCCTAAGCGAGCTCTGGCAGCACGTTCGGCAGAGAGCTCATCAGGAGCTGCGGACCAATGCGTGCGCCCAGGGCAACGGCGTGCTGGCGCATCTCAATTTCAGCGAGATGTTCGAACGCGAAGGCCAGAACAAGCAGAAGCAATACCTCGCCCGCCACATCGTCGTAGCGACCACGGTCGACGCCCGGCGCGGCGCCACGATTCCGCACCAGGTGAGAATGGTCGTCGACATGCATGACGACCGCACGCCGCTGGTCGGCACCAGGCCACATCACCAATCTTACCGGTCCAATGAATCCGAGGGAGCCATTTGA
- a CDS encoding heavy metal-binding domain-containing protein, which produces MTDEMPAHARERLKGLRSSAHSTGVFTSDFSVNEFLLVRKAGFEPIGLCVGSCVYHVGIQYRSWSKNQELDVLSKAMYHARELAMSRMRAEATAMGADGIVGVKLTIKRLEWDEQLLEFIAIGTGVVHGEGHSGFRAHDGGPFTSDLSGQDFWSLLHSGYRPVEMVMGSCVYHVAHRGMLAGLSSVGQNVELENYTSAMYEAREIAIDRMQYEAEAAHAEGVVGVDIHEGSHGWQTHVIEFFAIGTAVLPLDREIAPEAIPNPVMVLSVND; this is translated from the coding sequence ATGACCGACGAGATGCCGGCGCACGCCAGGGAGCGCCTGAAGGGTTTGCGCAGCTCGGCGCATTCGACTGGCGTGTTCACCTCCGATTTTTCGGTCAACGAATTTCTACTGGTGCGCAAGGCCGGCTTCGAGCCGATCGGCCTATGCGTCGGCAGCTGCGTGTATCACGTCGGAATTCAGTACCGCAGCTGGAGCAAGAATCAGGAGCTCGATGTTCTCTCCAAGGCGATGTATCACGCGCGCGAGCTGGCGATGAGCCGCATGCGGGCGGAAGCGACCGCGATGGGGGCGGACGGCATCGTCGGCGTGAAGCTGACGATCAAGCGGCTGGAATGGGACGAGCAACTGCTCGAGTTCATCGCCATCGGCACCGGCGTGGTCCATGGCGAAGGCCATTCCGGATTCCGCGCGCATGACGGCGGTCCCTTCACCTCCGACCTGTCGGGACAGGATTTCTGGTCGCTGCTGCATTCCGGATATCGTCCGGTCGAGATGGTGATGGGAAGCTGCGTCTATCACGTCGCGCATCGCGGCATGCTGGCGGGCCTATCGAGCGTCGGCCAAAACGTCGAGCTCGAGAACTACACCTCCGCCATGTACGAAGCGCGGGAGATCGCCATCGACCGGATGCAGTACGAAGCCGAGGCCGCGCATGCCGAAGGTGTCGTCGGGGTCGATATCCACGAAGGCAGCCATGGCTGGCAGACCCATGTGATCGAGTTCTTCGCGATCGGGACGGCCGTGCTGCCGCTCGATCGGGAGATCGCCCCGGAGGCGATCCCCAATCCGGTCATGGTGCTGTCGGTGAACGATTGA
- a CDS encoding dihydrodipicolinate synthase family protein, whose amino-acid sequence MKLTADAKGTFAIAPTPFHDDGRIDERSIDRLTDFYEEVGCDGVTVLGILGEAPKLDAAEAEQVAVRYVKRAKKMQVIVGVSAPGFATMRSLAKASMDAGAAGVMIAPPPSLRTDDQIVGYFKQAAEAIGPDVPWVLQDYPLTLSVVFTPAVIRKIVMDNANCVMLKHEDWPGLEKITTLRGFQKDGSLRPLSILCGNGGTFLDFEMERGADGAMTGYAFPELLIDVVNLSKAGKRDAAHDLFDAHLPLIRYEQQPGVGLTVRKYVLQKRGIIASSAQRKPGAIITPAAKAEVDYLLSRVARFDKRANLGPQSSAAG is encoded by the coding sequence ATGAAACTCACCGCCGACGCCAAGGGCACCTTCGCAATCGCGCCGACGCCGTTCCACGATGACGGTCGGATCGACGAGCGCTCGATCGACCGCCTGACCGATTTCTACGAGGAGGTCGGCTGCGACGGCGTCACAGTGCTCGGTATCCTCGGTGAGGCACCCAAGCTCGATGCCGCCGAGGCCGAGCAGGTGGCGGTGCGCTACGTCAAGCGCGCCAAGAAGATGCAAGTGATCGTCGGCGTCTCCGCGCCGGGCTTTGCTACCATGCGCTCGCTGGCGAAGGCCTCGATGGACGCGGGCGCCGCCGGCGTGATGATCGCGCCGCCGCCGTCGCTTCGCACCGACGATCAAATCGTCGGCTATTTCAAGCAGGCGGCCGAGGCGATCGGCCCCGATGTGCCCTGGGTGCTGCAGGACTATCCGCTGACGCTCTCGGTGGTGTTCACCCCCGCCGTGATCCGCAAGATCGTCATGGACAATGCGAATTGCGTGATGCTCAAGCACGAGGACTGGCCGGGCCTCGAGAAGATCACGACCCTGCGCGGCTTCCAGAAAGACGGCTCACTCCGCCCGCTCTCGATCCTCTGCGGCAATGGCGGCACGTTCCTGGACTTCGAGATGGAGCGCGGTGCCGACGGTGCCATGACCGGCTACGCCTTCCCGGAGCTTCTGATCGACGTCGTGAACCTGTCCAAGGCCGGCAAGCGCGATGCCGCGCATGATCTGTTCGACGCGCATCTGCCGCTGATCCGCTACGAGCAGCAGCCCGGCGTCGGCCTGACCGTGCGCAAATACGTGCTGCAGAAGCGCGGCATCATCGCCTCCAGCGCTCAGCGCAAGCCCGGCGCGATCATCACGCCGGCTGCGAAGGCGGAGGTCGATTATCTGCTGTCGCGCGTCGCCCGTTTCGACAAGCGCGCCAACCTTGGCCCGCAATCCAGCGCCGCAGGTTAA
- a CDS encoding MaoC family dehydratase, whose product MSARYEELKGLKNIGQKYSYSDREVMLYAYGIGLGADPMDENELAFVNEGTFTPRPLKVVPTFASVAAWGSGPGEMNLNRVMVVDGERDITFHQPLPVAANITADSSVLEVYDKGKDKGVVIAHQTVLKNEKGEKLATLVASRFARGDGGFGGPNLTQPDPHKIPSRSPDRTIDIVTRPDQALVYRLCGDRNPLHSDPEFAKKAGFPRPILHGMCTYGITCRGVLQTYADYDASAFRQHVARFSSPVYPGETVTMDLWKDGNVISFEAKVKSRGVTVIKNGKTVLG is encoded by the coding sequence ATGTCCGCCAGATACGAAGAGCTCAAAGGCCTGAAGAACATCGGCCAGAAATATTCCTACAGCGATCGCGAAGTCATGCTCTACGCCTACGGCATCGGCCTCGGCGCCGATCCCATGGACGAGAACGAGCTGGCCTTCGTCAACGAGGGCACGTTCACGCCACGGCCGCTGAAGGTGGTGCCAACCTTCGCCTCCGTCGCCGCGTGGGGCTCGGGGCCGGGCGAGATGAATCTCAACCGCGTCATGGTCGTTGACGGCGAGCGAGACATCACCTTCCATCAGCCGTTGCCGGTGGCCGCCAACATCACCGCCGATTCCTCCGTGCTCGAGGTCTACGACAAGGGCAAAGACAAGGGCGTCGTCATCGCGCATCAGACCGTGCTGAAGAACGAGAAGGGCGAGAAGCTGGCAACGCTGGTCGCCTCGCGCTTCGCCCGCGGCGACGGCGGCTTCGGCGGTCCGAACCTGACCCAGCCCGATCCGCACAAGATTCCCTCGCGTTCGCCCGACAGGACCATCGACATCGTCACGCGCCCCGACCAGGCGCTGGTCTATCGCCTCTGTGGCGACCGCAACCCGCTGCACTCCGATCCCGAATTCGCCAAGAAGGCCGGCTTCCCGCGTCCGATCCTGCACGGCATGTGCACCTACGGCATCACCTGCCGCGGCGTGCTCCAGACCTATGCCGACTACGACGCCAGCGCGTTCCGCCAGCACGTCGCGCGGTTCTCCTCGCCGGTCTATCCCGGCGAGACCGTGACCATGGATCTCTGGAAGGACGGCAACGTGATCTCGTTCGAAGCCAAGGTGAAGTCGCGCGGCGTCACTGTGATCAAGAACGGCAAGACGGTGCTGGGTTAG
- a CDS encoding thiolase domain-containing protein gives MTIKGKAYIAGIYEHPTRHAPDKSTAQLHAEVAKGAIDDAGISKDDVDGYFCAGDAPGGAWPMVDYLGLNTKKLRHVDSTETGGCSYIIHLGHAAEAIAAGKCSIALITLAGKPRTGVMPPRAAGAEVDFESAYGATTHNAYGMCAMRHMHDYGTTSEQLAWIKVAASHHAQYNPHAMLKDVVTVEDVLNSPMISDPLHRMDCCVVSDGGGALIVTTPEIAKSLKKPLVKLIGHGEAMKGPRGGKDLDLTYSAGVWSGPRAFEEAGITPKDIKYASIYDSFTITVLMQLEDLGFCKKGEGGKFVADGNLISGVGKLPFNTDGGGLCSNHPVNRGGMTKIIEAVRQLRGEAHPKVQVKNCDLAIAHGTGGLLGVRHAASTAILERV, from the coding sequence TTGACCATCAAGGGCAAGGCCTACATTGCCGGGATCTACGAGCACCCGACCCGGCATGCGCCGGACAAATCCACCGCCCAGCTCCACGCCGAGGTCGCCAAGGGCGCGATCGACGATGCCGGGATCAGCAAGGACGATGTCGACGGCTATTTTTGCGCGGGCGATGCGCCCGGCGGCGCCTGGCCGATGGTCGATTATCTCGGCCTGAACACCAAGAAGCTCCGACACGTCGATTCCACCGAGACCGGCGGCTGTTCCTACATCATCCATCTCGGCCACGCGGCAGAGGCGATCGCAGCGGGCAAGTGCTCAATCGCGCTGATCACGCTGGCCGGCAAGCCGCGCACCGGGGTGATGCCGCCGCGTGCGGCCGGCGCCGAGGTCGATTTCGAGTCCGCTTACGGTGCGACCACGCACAATGCCTACGGCATGTGTGCCATGCGCCACATGCACGACTATGGCACCACCTCGGAGCAACTCGCGTGGATCAAAGTCGCAGCCTCGCATCATGCGCAGTACAATCCGCATGCGATGCTCAAGGACGTCGTCACCGTCGAGGACGTCTTGAACTCGCCGATGATCTCCGATCCCTTGCATCGCATGGATTGCTGCGTCGTCTCCGACGGTGGCGGCGCACTGATCGTGACGACGCCCGAGATCGCCAAGAGCCTGAAGAAGCCGTTGGTCAAGCTGATCGGCCATGGCGAAGCGATGAAGGGTCCGCGCGGCGGCAAGGATCTCGATCTCACATACTCCGCCGGCGTCTGGTCCGGCCCGCGCGCGTTCGAGGAGGCCGGCATTACGCCGAAGGACATCAAATACGCCTCGATCTATGACAGCTTCACCATCACCGTGCTGATGCAGCTCGAAGACCTCGGCTTCTGCAAGAAGGGCGAGGGCGGCAAGTTCGTCGCCGACGGCAATCTGATCTCCGGCGTCGGCAAATTGCCGTTCAACACCGATGGCGGTGGTCTGTGCAGCAACCATCCGGTCAACCGCGGCGGCATGACCAAGATCATCGAGGCCGTCAGGCAGTTGCGCGGCGAGGCGCATCCGAAGGTGCAGGTCAAGAATTGTGATCTCGCCATCGCCCACGGCACCGGTGGACTGCTGGGTGTTCGCCACGCCGCCTCGACGGCCATTCTGGAGCGCGTGTGA